Proteins from a single region of Cydia pomonella isolate Wapato2018A unplaced genomic scaffold, ilCydPomo1 PGA_scaffold_29, whole genome shotgun sequence:
- the LOC133533944 gene encoding piggyBac transposable element-derived protein 3-like: MPSKRPLKKKALSLNEIIDNLHHLDSDDDLPNEITIFPPENPNTEVTDEDSGDEEFLSLHNLPGSQLRAPAEAIYSSYSENEDSEDDLSLSTLAKKMRTTTENSHENENEPSVSNPRISSTRLPSVLKSQQYKWVNQDNPRERRQWQDREEPKNRQSPMYYYECMMNDEIIELLVYYTNLYASQKNAVGNVTTSEMKCFLGILLYSGYVSVPRRYMFWEKSSDTHFDIVYNDPKTCFVAYHTSVKFIGNYTNV, translated from the exons ATGCCCTCGAaaag GCCACTGAAGAAAAAGGCTTTAAGCCTTAACGAAATAATTGACAACCTACACCATTTAGATTCTGATGATGATTTGCCAAATGAAATCACTATTTTTCCACCGGAAAATCCGAATACTGAAGTAACTGATGAAGATTCGGGTGATGAAGAATTTCTGTCATTACATAATCTTCCAG GATCTCAGCTAAGGGCTCCCGCGGAGGCTATATATAGCTCATATTCGGAAAATGAGGATTCGGAAGACGATTTATCTTTGTCGACTTTAGCCAAAAAAATGCGTACTACTACTGAAAATTCACATGAAAATGAGAACGAGCCTTCAGTTTCCAATCCTAGAATTAGTTCTACGCGTTTACCTAGTGTACTAAAATCTCAACAGTACAAGTGGGTCAACCAGGATAACCCGAGGGAACGTAGACAGTGGCAAGACCGGGAAGAGCCGAAAAATCGTCAATCTCCTATGTATTACTATGAGTGTATGATGAATGATGAGATAATTGAGCTGTTggtatattatacaaatttgTACGCGAGCCAGAAAAATGCCGTCGGTAATGTAACTACTTCAGAAATGAAGTGTTTTTTGGGAATACTTTTATACAGTGGTTACGTTTCGGTACCACGTCGATATATGTTTTGGGAGAAATCTTCTGATACTCACTTTGACATTGTGTATAATGACCCGAAGACGTGTTTTGTGGCCTATCATACTAGTGTTAAATTTATAGGCAATTATACAAATGTTTAA
- the LOC133533952 gene encoding uncharacterized protein K02A2.6-like has product MYNYIFTVVDAFTKFVWIYPVKTTSSKETVEKLKLHQKDYGNPCRIVTDRGTAFTGKEFTEYCEEEGIEHVKVTTGVPRGNGQVERIQRVIISVLAKMCIEEPGPWYKYVSKVQRAINSTHQRSINTSPFKLLTGTTLKLKEELKLVELLEEESREEFIENRDELRQQAKAQLLKIQEENRKTYNKNRIAGQPYKAGDLVAIQRTQFGNALKLKQKFFGPYRIIKELGRDRYEVIKVDNSSEGPKKTTTAVDHMKRWA; this is encoded by the coding sequence ATGTACAACTATATTTTCACAGTTGTTGATGCTTTCACCAAATTTGTTTGGATATACCCAGTTAAAACAACATCAAGTAAGGAAACTGTAGAGAAGCTAAAACTGCACCAAAAGGACTATGGAAACCCTTGTCGGATAGTGACCGATAGAGGTACTGCCTTTACCGGAAAGGAGTTCACTGAATACTGTGAAGAAGAGGGAATCGAGCATGTCAAAGTGACAACAGGAGTACCTAGGGGAAACGGACAGGTAGAACGGATTCAACGGGTCATCATATCGGTTTTGGCAAAAATGTGCATTGAAGAGCCCGGTCCCTGGTACAAATATGTTAGTAAGGTACAGCGGGCAATCAATAGTACACATCAGAGATCCATTAACACATCACCTTTTAAGTTGCTGACTGGCACAACATTAAAACTCAAAGAAGAGCTTAAATTGGTGGAACTATTGGAAGAAGAAAGTAGAGAAGAGTTCATTGAAAATAGGGATGAGCTGAGACAGCAAGCTAAGGCACAGCTATTAAAAATTCAGGAAGAGAACCGTAAGACctacaataaaaatagaatagcAGGGCAACCCTACAAAGCGGGTGACCTGGTAGCCATTCAACGAACACAATTTGGTAATGCTTTAAAGTTGAAACAAAAGTTCTTTGGCCCATACCGAATTATAAAAGAATTGGGAAGAGATCGGTATGAGGTGATAAAAGTGGATAACAGCTCAGAGGGACCAAAGAAGACTACAACCGCTGTGGATCACATGAAACGGTGGGCTTAG